The Eleginops maclovinus isolate JMC-PN-2008 ecotype Puerto Natales chromosome 3, JC_Emac_rtc_rv5, whole genome shotgun sequence genome includes a region encoding these proteins:
- the fxyd11 gene encoding FXYD domain-containing ion transport regulator 11, which translates to MGHLTIVAVIAVFFTLFVEIEASKAQTPYSPETDPFAYNYQRLRIGGLVCASLLFLGGLVVLLYTRCSGKNKKVEDDNSEI; encoded by the exons ATGGGACACCTCACTATTGTGGCTGTTATAGCAG TTTTCTTCACCCTGTTTGTGGAAATCGAAGCAAGTAAGGCCCAAACTCCATATTCACCTGAGACTG ATCCATTTGCTTACA ACTATCAAAGGCTACGAATTGGAGGGTTAGTCTGTGCCAGCTTGTTGTTTCTCGGAGGACTCGTGGTTTTACTTT ATACCAGGTGCAGCGGGAAGAACAA AAAAGTGGAAGATGACAACAGTGAAATCTGA
- the LOC134861500 gene encoding B-cell receptor CD22 isoform X1, which yields MNHQQLEEKKMGGRVSCWLLLTLSLKGILAADWAVRLPSSPISAVIGSSVVLPCSYDFPSTEAEGRLSAQGGGGGGGGEGQQYNVSSEIWCLKDSRCITSRYVFHSAGLFPHPSYQNRVEYLGQPGTKNCSLRISDLRKSDSGAYVFYLITSHPTQKMPEQKGVQLLVADSSSAVTALASPSTDITEGVGLRLACGSPAAGPQTRFRWYKSTSSILRHTGQVWDISEVSPEDSGSYYCQIETGDQVQNSTMLPIDVRYSPRNTAVTVSPAGELQKGLPVTLTCSSDANPPVHTYTWYQGAACLPAADKSFYRARQSPATPTGRGPTLRSASIAAKEYGLHCCEARNRHGSQTVGVKLTDPKTIDPSESSGKRLLIIGVTVCVILALIAIVAFLLSRRQKSARHQSYILTETSAPIP from the exons ATGAATCATCAACAGCTAGAAGAGAAGAAGATGGGTGGACGAGTgagctgctggctgctgctcACACTCTCTCTGAAAG GTATTCTTGCAGCTGATTGGGCAGTTCGTCTCCCTTCCAGTCCTatttctgctgtgattggttccTCTGTGGTTCTCCCTTGTTCCTATGACTTCCCTTCTACTGAGGCTGAGGGACGTCTCTCTGCTCAG ggtggaggaggaggaggaggaggagagggacagCAGTACAACGTTTCGTCTGAGATCTGGTGTCTCAAAGACAGTCGCTGTATCACATCAAG ATATGTCTTCCACAGTGCCGGTCTATTCCCACATCCATCCTACCAGAACAGGGTGGAGTACCTGGGGCAACCAGGAACCAAAAACTGTTCTCTGAGGATTTCTGACCTGAGAAAGTCAGACAGTGGAGCATACGTGTTTTACCTCATCACCAGCCACCCCACACAGAAGATGCCAGAGCAGAAAGGAGTACAGCTCCTAGTGGCAG acTCCTCCAGCGCGGTCACAGCATTAGCGAGTCCCTCTACAGACATCACAGAGGGCGTGGGCCTTCGCCTGGCCTGTGGCAGCCCTGCAGCTGGTCCACAGACCCGCTTCAGATGGTATAAGAGCACAAGCAGCATCCTGAGACACACTGGACAGGTGTGGGACATCAGTGAGGTTTCACCTGAAGACTCTGGCAGCTACTACTGTCAGATAGAGACTGGAGATCAAGTGCAGAACTCTACAATGCTGCCTATAGATGTAAGAT ACTCTCCTCGTAACACAGCCGTCACAGTCTCTCCTGCTGGAGAGCTACAGAAGGGGCTTCCTGTGACTCTGACCTGCAGCAGCGATGCTAACCCGCCTGTCCACACATACACCTGGTACCAGGGGGCAGCATGTCTTCCGGCAGCAGACAAAAGCTTTTATCGAGCCAGACAATCCCCTGCTACACCCACAGGACGAGGCCCGACACTCAGGAGTGCCAGCATCGCCGCTAAAGAATATGGGCTGCACTGCTGTGAGGCTCGGAACAGACATGGATCACAGACTGTTGGTGTAAAACTAACAGATCCCAAAA CAATAGACCCATCTGAGTCTTCAGGAAAGAGATTGCTGATTATTGGAGTGACTGTCTGTGTTATACTGGCTTTAATCGCCATCGTTGCCTTTCTCTTGTCAAG AAGACAGAAGTCAGCAAGGCATCAGTCATACATCCTCACAGAGACATCTGCTCCAATACCTTGA
- the LOC134861500 gene encoding B-cell receptor CD22 isoform X2 has protein sequence MNHQQLEEKKMGGRVSCWLLLTLSLKGILAADWAVRLPSSPISAVIGSSVVLPCSYDFPSTEAEGRLSAQGGGGGGGGEGQQYNVSSEIWCLKDSRCITSRYVFHSAGLFPHPSYQNRVEYLGQPGTKNCSLRISDLRKSDSGAYVFYLITSHPTQKMPEQKGVQLLVADSSSAVTALASPSTDITEGVGLRLACGSPAAGPQTRFRWYKSTSSILRHTGQVWDISEVSPEDSGSYYCQIETGDQVQNSTMLPIDVRYSPRNTAVTVSPAGELQKGLPVTLTCSSDANPPVHTYTWYQGAACLPAADKSFYRARQSPATPTGRGPTLRSASIAAKEYGLHCCEARNRHGSQTVGVKLTDPKTIDPSESSGKRLLIIGVTVCVILALIAIVAFLLSRQKSARHQSYILTETSAPIP, from the exons ATGAATCATCAACAGCTAGAAGAGAAGAAGATGGGTGGACGAGTgagctgctggctgctgctcACACTCTCTCTGAAAG GTATTCTTGCAGCTGATTGGGCAGTTCGTCTCCCTTCCAGTCCTatttctgctgtgattggttccTCTGTGGTTCTCCCTTGTTCCTATGACTTCCCTTCTACTGAGGCTGAGGGACGTCTCTCTGCTCAG ggtggaggaggaggaggaggaggagagggacagCAGTACAACGTTTCGTCTGAGATCTGGTGTCTCAAAGACAGTCGCTGTATCACATCAAG ATATGTCTTCCACAGTGCCGGTCTATTCCCACATCCATCCTACCAGAACAGGGTGGAGTACCTGGGGCAACCAGGAACCAAAAACTGTTCTCTGAGGATTTCTGACCTGAGAAAGTCAGACAGTGGAGCATACGTGTTTTACCTCATCACCAGCCACCCCACACAGAAGATGCCAGAGCAGAAAGGAGTACAGCTCCTAGTGGCAG acTCCTCCAGCGCGGTCACAGCATTAGCGAGTCCCTCTACAGACATCACAGAGGGCGTGGGCCTTCGCCTGGCCTGTGGCAGCCCTGCAGCTGGTCCACAGACCCGCTTCAGATGGTATAAGAGCACAAGCAGCATCCTGAGACACACTGGACAGGTGTGGGACATCAGTGAGGTTTCACCTGAAGACTCTGGCAGCTACTACTGTCAGATAGAGACTGGAGATCAAGTGCAGAACTCTACAATGCTGCCTATAGATGTAAGAT ACTCTCCTCGTAACACAGCCGTCACAGTCTCTCCTGCTGGAGAGCTACAGAAGGGGCTTCCTGTGACTCTGACCTGCAGCAGCGATGCTAACCCGCCTGTCCACACATACACCTGGTACCAGGGGGCAGCATGTCTTCCGGCAGCAGACAAAAGCTTTTATCGAGCCAGACAATCCCCTGCTACACCCACAGGACGAGGCCCGACACTCAGGAGTGCCAGCATCGCCGCTAAAGAATATGGGCTGCACTGCTGTGAGGCTCGGAACAGACATGGATCACAGACTGTTGGTGTAAAACTAACAGATCCCAAAA CAATAGACCCATCTGAGTCTTCAGGAAAGAGATTGCTGATTATTGGAGTGACTGTCTGTGTTATACTGGCTTTAATCGCCATCGTTGCCTTTCTCTTGTCAAG ACAGAAGTCAGCAAGGCATCAGTCATACATCCTCACAGAGACATCTGCTCCAATACCTTGA
- the LOC134861379 gene encoding uncharacterized protein LOC134861379, which yields MEKTKVEMRKRRKVFNICLLLLAMLQITAPSSAKSNTTNTTLNRTTPIKTTTTSASNPATLRYVTRPANLTVPVGEPAVFRCGVHGASPTFTFTFYGSKGNYSLNCPSGHVEDIPQALYGSCGTKKGESLAVWTLKGTSYSDNGTRVVCQLANNPVAPTAILHVYDDGRSYSILIGCVIGGFFGILLVFGLSYLMLRRSETLQSWFRGGQPEDDMDTIVTKK from the exons ATGGAGAAGACGAAAGTAGAGatgaggaaaaggaggaaggtTTTTAATATCTGCTTGCTGCTGCTGGCGATGCTCCAAATCACCGCACCCTCCTCAG CTAAAAgcaacaccaccaacaccaccctCAACAGGACCACCCCCATCAAGACCACGACCACTTCAGCATCGAACCCAGCAACTCTCAGATACGTCACACGCCCAGCCAACCTCACCGTGCCTGTGGGAGAGCCTGCAGTGTTTCGCTGTGGAGTTCACGGAGCTTCTCCGACCTTCACTTTCACCTTCTACGGGAGTAAAGGCAATTACAGCCTCAATTGCCCCTCTGGCCATGTGGAAGATATACCCCAG GCTCTTTATGGAAGTTGTGGTACGAAAAAAGGCGAGTCATTGGCCGTGTGGACGCTCAAGGGAACTTCTTACTCAGACAACGGCACAAGAGTTGTGTGTCAGCTGGCAAACAATCCCGTTGCACCTACTGCCATCCTGCACGTTTATG ATGATGGCCGCAGCTACTCCATTCTCATTGGCTGTGTGATTGGAGGCTTCTTTGGCATCCTGTTGGTGTTTGGTTTGTCCTACCTCATGCTGCGGAGATCCGAGACCCTGCAGAGTTGGTTCA GGGGAGGACAACCAGAAGATGATATGGACACAATAgtaacaaagaaataa
- the fxyd3 gene encoding phospholemman, with product MAKICALVLMTLVSVGFAEEAKMEEDPFTFDYHQLRVGGLILAAVLCLIGITILFSGHCRCKFNQDKRARTGSNAQQMLADQGRSCEC from the exons ATGGCAAAGATCTGTGCTTTGGTGTTGATGACAC TTGTGTCGGTGGGGTTCGCAGAAGAAGCAAAAA TGGAAGAGGATCCATTTACCTTCG ACTACCACCAACTGCGTGTCGGAGGTCTGATTCTTgctgctgtcctctgtctcaTTGGCATCACCATCCTGTTCA GTGGCCACTGCAGGTGCAAGTTCAACCAGGACAAGAG AGCGAGGACAGGAAGCAATGCTCAGCAGATGCTTGCCGACCAAG gtcgTTCCTGCGAATGCTAG